A window from Carbonactinospora thermoautotrophica encodes these proteins:
- a CDS encoding cupin domain-containing protein has product MTTAISRNQRVIHVPAGEGPALWVPEDTVSPDATSSVKATYIVKATAEITGGSLSFVEASVPPGSGPPPHVHADSDEAYYILSGRFEVLDGDRTLVAKPGDFVYIPRNTLHRFKNVGVDAARLLFLFTPAGFERLFFEVGQPARPGEPAPLVGPDDVRKAAEVGPRFFGA; this is encoded by the coding sequence ATGACGACTGCGATCAGCAGGAACCAGAGGGTGATCCATGTGCCCGCCGGAGAGGGACCGGCGCTGTGGGTGCCCGAGGACACGGTTTCGCCCGATGCGACCTCCTCGGTCAAAGCGACCTACATAGTCAAAGCGACCGCGGAGATCACCGGGGGTTCGCTGTCTTTCGTGGAGGCTTCCGTACCGCCGGGCAGCGGCCCGCCTCCCCACGTGCACGCCGACTCAGATGAGGCGTACTACATCCTGTCTGGTCGGTTCGAGGTGCTCGACGGCGACCGGACGTTGGTGGCGAAGCCCGGGGACTTCGTTTACATCCCGCGCAATACGCTGCATCGATTCAAGAACGTCGGCGTCGACGCGGCACGGTTGCTCTTCCTCTTCACGCCGGCTGGATTCGAGCGTCTCTTCTTCGAGGTCGGTCAGCCGGCCCGTCCCGGTGAGCCCGCCCCACTGGTGGGGCCGGATGACGTGCGCAAGGCGGCCGAGGTCGGGCCGCGCTTCTTCGGGGCGTAG
- a CDS encoding SDR family NAD(P)-dependent oxidoreductase — protein MSTRFAGKVALVTGGGSGIGRATALAFAREGAAVVVAGRNPEPLTETVKLIEADGGRAAVVTADITRSADVARLVETTAERYGGLHIAFNNAGVFTAGPLVDLDEAEWARIIEINVTGTWLSMKHEIAYMREHGGGVIINMSSSVGPHITVPGLGAYAASKAAVSSLTRTAAREHIRDGIRINAISPGPCDTPMSMLPGETEAERAERMKEQVPIGRVGTLEEVAATVLWLASPESGFAVGHDLVIDGGGSA, from the coding sequence ATGAGCACGCGTTTCGCCGGCAAGGTCGCTCTGGTGACCGGCGGTGGCTCGGGTATCGGTCGAGCCACCGCGTTGGCCTTCGCCCGGGAGGGCGCGGCCGTGGTGGTCGCCGGCCGCAACCCAGAGCCGCTCACCGAGACCGTGAAGCTCATCGAGGCTGACGGCGGGCGAGCCGCTGTGGTCACCGCCGACATCACTCGGAGCGCGGACGTGGCCCGTCTTGTCGAGACGACCGCGGAGCGGTACGGCGGGCTGCACATCGCCTTCAACAACGCCGGTGTCTTCACCGCGGGCCCGCTGGTCGACCTCGACGAGGCTGAGTGGGCCAGGATCATCGAGATCAACGTGACCGGCACCTGGCTCTCGATGAAGCACGAGATCGCGTACATGCGCGAGCACGGCGGCGGTGTGATCATCAACATGTCCTCGTCCGTCGGCCCGCACATCACGGTGCCCGGGCTGGGCGCCTACGCCGCCTCCAAGGCCGCGGTGAGCTCCCTGACCCGCACCGCCGCGCGTGAGCACATCCGCGACGGAATCCGCATCAACGCGATCAGCCCTGGACCCTGCGACACCCCCATGTCCATGCTGCCTGGGGAGACCGAGGCCGAGCGCGCTGAGCGCATGAAGGAGCAGGTCCCCATCGGCCGGGTTGGCACGCTTGAGGAAGTGGCCGCCACCGTGCTGTGGCTGGCCTCCCCGGAGTCCGGCTTCGCCGTGGGCCATGACCTGGTCATCGACGGAGGCGGCAGCGCCTGA
- a CDS encoding helix-turn-helix transcriptional regulator, whose amino-acid sequence MDSSRVERYAVNSSPLVGRDDALAVLRSAVTAASHGPGECVVVEGPAGIGKSRLLAATADHAREIGVLVAAGRATELDRVAPLSTLLAAVHSSQPPVVDDASLAELGRYENNRFWLIDRLGELIEVYSRSRPLLIALDDAQWADELTVLALRILVPALRCSPVCWVLARRPLPARSPVQDTVDRLAKEGVARKLSLGPLSAEAVAELCANLLGAPPGSSVLTLAARSGGNPFLLEEALVALRDNGRVRIADGVATVTKGELPADFVTAVDQRLRDLSVDGRRLLEAGAVLGRPFTVHEAAGVLGRSAVDLVDAAKEAVEAGTLVDTGSQLAFRHDLIREAVYNGLSRPVRQVLHREAAAVLQAEGASAAETAEHLVRSARKGDAQAIKVFQDAVREVAPNAPGTAADLTTRLLDLLDEHDPSRPRLVADAVRLLASAGRTVEAQELGESALRQDLDAPAEAAILHGLAEALKHAGQDTAVVEYTQRALARPEVPKPARAQLLAIQSHALLHSEDFDDAEAAAVAATELGRQVGEHSATVFGLVARSAIVCSRGDLETAIDLARDAVRLADGEAGEARHRHPRLWLGRALVAADRFTEADAVYELGRREADELGTAWSHPLWHCFLAELRLAAGQLDEAEAEAEAGVQVAEQLTASALLPSLLTTLSEVAVRRGELPTARRYLEQAQRLAAEGVGIGPKLLAWKLALYQEADGRPQKAFETLADLYDALPRQASLLTLAPWAGPHLVRIALRADAPERAEAVLEAARGLAERNPAVASLVGASAHAEGLFSRDLGILRAAVQAYRASPRPLDRASALEDTALAEDAAGHRQEAVALLEEALTHYLNSGAQRDAARVQRRLRRLGVRRKIQGSRHARSGWSSLTESELRVVRLVADGLTNREVAQRLFLSPHTVSSHLRHAFTKLGVSSRVELTRLVLTHEAADQ is encoded by the coding sequence GTGGACAGCTCGCGGGTGGAGCGGTACGCGGTGAACTCCTCTCCGTTGGTGGGCAGAGATGACGCCTTGGCCGTGCTGCGCTCGGCGGTGACGGCCGCGTCACACGGGCCCGGCGAATGCGTGGTGGTGGAAGGGCCGGCCGGGATCGGGAAGAGCCGGCTGCTCGCCGCGACCGCGGACCACGCGCGGGAAATCGGTGTCCTGGTGGCGGCTGGGCGGGCGACCGAGCTTGACCGGGTGGCCCCGCTCAGCACCCTGTTGGCTGCCGTGCACAGCAGCCAGCCTCCGGTCGTGGACGACGCCAGCCTGGCCGAGCTGGGCCGCTACGAGAACAACCGGTTCTGGCTGATCGACCGGCTGGGTGAGCTGATCGAGGTCTACAGTCGCTCCCGCCCGTTGCTGATCGCGCTCGACGACGCGCAATGGGCTGACGAGCTTACCGTGCTGGCGCTGCGGATCCTGGTTCCCGCGCTGCGCTGCTCGCCGGTGTGCTGGGTGTTGGCTCGCCGCCCGTTGCCGGCACGCTCCCCGGTACAGGACACGGTCGACCGGCTGGCCAAAGAGGGGGTTGCGCGCAAACTCTCCCTGGGCCCGCTCTCCGCGGAGGCGGTGGCCGAGCTTTGCGCGAACCTGTTAGGCGCGCCTCCCGGCTCTTCCGTGCTGACCTTGGCCGCTCGCAGCGGCGGCAACCCCTTTCTGCTGGAAGAAGCGCTCGTGGCCCTTCGCGACAACGGCCGGGTGCGCATCGCTGACGGTGTCGCGACCGTGACAAAAGGAGAGCTGCCGGCTGACTTCGTCACCGCGGTGGACCAGCGGCTGCGCGATCTGTCGGTCGACGGCCGACGGCTGCTGGAGGCCGGCGCGGTGCTCGGCCGTCCCTTCACCGTGCACGAGGCGGCAGGCGTGCTCGGTCGGTCCGCGGTCGACCTGGTGGACGCGGCCAAGGAAGCGGTCGAGGCCGGGACGCTGGTAGACACCGGTTCCCAGCTGGCCTTTCGGCACGACCTGATCCGTGAGGCCGTCTACAACGGGCTGTCTCGCCCGGTGCGGCAGGTCCTGCACCGTGAAGCGGCGGCCGTGCTCCAAGCGGAGGGCGCTTCGGCGGCGGAGACCGCCGAACATCTGGTCCGCAGCGCGCGCAAGGGGGACGCTCAGGCGATCAAGGTGTTCCAAGACGCGGTGCGGGAAGTGGCGCCGAACGCGCCGGGCACCGCCGCCGACCTCACGACGCGGCTGCTGGACCTGCTCGATGAGCACGACCCATCCCGACCCAGGCTGGTCGCCGACGCGGTCCGCCTCCTGGCTTCCGCCGGCCGGACCGTCGAGGCCCAGGAGCTGGGAGAGTCCGCGCTGCGCCAGGACTTGGACGCGCCGGCCGAGGCCGCGATCCTGCACGGCCTGGCCGAAGCGCTCAAGCACGCGGGCCAGGACACGGCGGTGGTCGAGTACACCCAGCGGGCACTGGCCAGGCCGGAGGTTCCGAAGCCTGCTCGGGCGCAGCTGCTGGCCATCCAGTCCCATGCGCTGCTCCACTCCGAGGACTTCGACGACGCTGAAGCGGCGGCCGTGGCAGCCACTGAGCTGGGCCGACAGGTCGGGGAGCACTCAGCCACGGTGTTCGGCCTCGTGGCGCGCAGCGCGATCGTCTGCTCCCGCGGCGACCTGGAGACCGCCATCGACTTGGCGCGCGACGCCGTGCGGCTGGCCGACGGCGAAGCTGGCGAGGCGCGGCACCGGCATCCCCGGCTGTGGCTCGGCCGTGCCCTGGTCGCGGCGGACCGCTTCACCGAGGCCGACGCCGTGTACGAGCTCGGGCGACGCGAAGCGGATGAGCTGGGCACCGCGTGGTCCCATCCGCTGTGGCACTGCTTCCTGGCCGAGCTGCGCCTGGCCGCGGGGCAGCTGGACGAGGCCGAGGCGGAGGCCGAGGCCGGGGTGCAAGTGGCCGAGCAACTGACCGCCTCGGCGTTGCTCCCCTCGCTGCTCACCACGCTCAGCGAGGTGGCCGTGCGGCGCGGCGAGCTGCCCACGGCCCGCCGGTACCTGGAGCAGGCCCAGCGCTTGGCCGCGGAAGGCGTCGGCATAGGGCCGAAGCTCCTGGCCTGGAAGCTGGCCTTGTACCAGGAAGCCGACGGCCGGCCGCAGAAAGCCTTCGAAACGCTGGCTGACCTGTACGACGCTCTGCCACGGCAAGCGTCGTTGCTCACCCTGGCCCCCTGGGCTGGTCCGCACCTGGTGCGGATCGCGCTGCGAGCCGACGCCCCAGAGCGGGCCGAGGCAGTCCTGGAGGCGGCGCGAGGACTGGCCGAGCGCAACCCCGCCGTGGCCTCCCTCGTCGGCGCCTCCGCGCACGCTGAGGGGTTGTTCTCCAGAGATCTCGGCATCCTGCGCGCCGCCGTACAGGCGTATCGCGCCAGCCCTCGCCCGCTGGACCGGGCCTCGGCGCTGGAGGACACCGCGCTGGCCGAGGATGCCGCGGGACATCGCCAGGAGGCGGTGGCGCTGCTGGAGGAGGCCCTCACCCACTACCTGAACAGCGGCGCCCAGCGCGACGCGGCACGGGTGCAGCGTCGGCTGCGCAGGCTGGGGGTGCGGCGCAAGATCCAGGGTTCACGGCATGCGCGCAGCGGCTGGTCCAGCCTGACCGAATCGGAGCTGCGCGTGGTGCGGCTGGTCGCCGACGGCTTGACCAACCGGGAGGTCGCCCAGCGTTTGTTCCTGTCTCCGCACACCGTGAGCAGTCATTTGCGGCACGCCTTCACCAAGCTGGGTGTGTCCAGCCGCGTCGAGTTGACCCGGCTGGTCCTGACGCACGAAGCCGCGGATCAGTAG